Proteins from a genomic interval of Labrus mixtus chromosome 24, fLabMix1.1, whole genome shotgun sequence:
- the lig4 gene encoding DNA ligase 4 encodes MEGPSTSDTGNQPSVAARVPFIHLCNTLEKIQKSKTRPEKSKILGDFIESWRKFHVALHKEKPRTTDSFYPAMRLIVPPFERERMAYGIKESMLAKLYIDVLGLPKNGPEANKLLNYRAPTTSQGEAGDFAGMAYFVLKKRCTSQGNLSVKEVNDFLDSVAVNNASKKKDLVKKSLLHLITQSSALEQKWLIRMILKDMKLGISKETVLQVFHPDANDLYNVNTDLNKVCQQLHNPSVSLSDVSIGLFSAFKPMLAAVANIRNVEKQMGNSPFFIQTKLDGERIQLHKDGDVYKYFSRNAFEYTQQFGGSPLQGSLTPYIHNNFKSNVVNCILDGEMMAYNPTTETFMQKGSKFDIKRLMEDSELQTCFCVFDVLLVNDQKLGKETLKKRLETLQTVFTPVKGRIHLVPKTDGRTMQEVVNALNDAIDAREEGIMVKDPLSIYKPDKRGEGWLKIKPEYVDGLMDELDLLIVGGYWGKGRRGGMMSHFLCAVAEAPKPGEKPEVFHTLCRIGSGYTMKELYNLGLKLAKNWKVYRKNDPPASILCGTEKPEVYIEPCNSVIVQVKAAEIVGSDMYKTNCTLRFPRIEKIRDDKEWHQCMTLAELDQFRGKASGKLASRHLRIDNDEPQKKKRKMPAKPKKEVGIVDHFKPQDLSGVTKETDMFEDVEFCILNGTEDHPKAELERGIARCGGIVVQNPGRDTYCVIAGVENMRVKNLISSDQHDLVRAAWLLECLHHKEFIPWQPGHMIHMSPSTREHFAKEYDHYGDSYFVAADERQLREVFGRMSGAESSSAGVNVGQVEQRYGWEDLPTSLFRPFEVYMDRYADIGDPKTALPASCLDIRAMEFRFHGGKVLQKLEEGVSHVIIAEETRLLDLRTLRRCFRKKFKIVQDSWVTDSITAGYLMNDSDYSV; translated from the exons ATGGAAGGACCTTCAACAAGCGATACAGGGAACCAGCCCTCAGTCGCGGCTCGGGTTCCCTTTATCCACCTCTGCAACACTTTAGAGAAAATCCAGAAGTCTAAAACTCGTCCGGAGAAATCCAAAATCCTTGGGGATTTCATTGAGTCATGGAGGAAGTTTCACGTCGCTCTCCACAAGGAAAAGCCCAGAACCACAGACTCTTTCTACCCAGCCATGCGCCTCATAGTCCCCCCCTTTGAAAGAGAGCGCATGGCGTATGGCATCAAAGAGAGCATGCTAGCTAAACTCTACATCGATGTGTTAGGCCTCCCAAAGAATGGACCAGAAGCCAATAAACTTTTGAACTACCGTGCGCCCACTACCTCCCAGGGAGAAGCGGGAGACTTTGCCGGCATGGCGTACTTTGTGCTGAAGAAACGCTGCACCAGCCAAGGGAACCTCAGCGTCAAAGAAGTCAACGACTTTTTAGACTCGGTGGCTGTCAACAACGCTAGCAAGAAGAAGGATCTTGTAAAAAAGAGTCTGCTGCACCTTATCACCCAGAGTTCGGCTCTTGAGCAAAAGTGGCTCATCCGGATGATCCTGAAGGACATGAAGCTTGGAATCAGCAAAGAGACCGTCCTCCAAGTCTTCCATCCGGACGCCAATGACCTCTACAATGTCAACACAGACTTGAACAAGGTTTGCCAACAGCTCCACAACCCCTCTGTGTCTCTAAGCGACGTCTCCATCGGACTCTTCTCCGCTTTCAAGCCCATGTTGGCAGCCGTTGCCAACATCCGCAATGTCGAGAAACAGATGGGAAACAGTCCCTTTTTCATCCAAACCAAGCTGGACGGCGAGCGCATACAGCTGCACAAAGACGGGGACGTGTACAAGTACTTCAGTCGGAACGCCTTCGAGTACACGCAGCAGTTTGGGGGGTCCCCCTTGCAGGGCTCTTTGACGCCTTACATCCACAACAACTTCAAAAGCAACGTCGTAAACTGCATCCTGGATGGGGAGATGATGGCGTACAACCCGACGACTGAGACCTTCATGCAGAAAGGGAGCAAATTCGACATCAAGAGGCTCATGGAGGACTCCGAGTTACAGACGTGCTTCTGCGTTTTCGATGTGTTGTTGGTGAACGACCAAAAGCTCGGCAAAGAGACGCTTAAGAAACGCCTGGAGACCCTGCAGACGGTCTTCACCCCGGTCAAGGGGAGGATACACCTCGTCCCAAAGACGGATGGCAGAACCATGCAGGAAGTGGTGAACGCGCTCAATGACGCGATCGACGCCAGGGAAGAAGGCATCATGGTGAAGGATCCTTTGTCCATCTATAAACCGGACAAGCGAGGGGAGGGATGGCTGAAGATAAAGCCGGAATACGTGGACGGCTTGATGGACGAGCTGGACCTGCTGATCGTTGGCGGCTACTGGGGGAAAGGAAGGCGAGGCGGCATGATGTCTCATTTCTTATGCGCTGTCGCGGAAGCTCCAAAGCCCGGTGAGAAACCTGAAGTTTTCCACACCCTCTGCCGAATCGGTTCGGGCTACACCATGAAGGAGCTGTACAACCTCGGTTTGAAGCTCGCCAAAAACTGGAAAGTCTACCGCAAGAACGACCCGCCGGCTTCCATCTTGTGCGGAACCGAGAAACCGGAGGTCTACATCGAGCCCTGCAACTCGGTCATCGTCCAGGTCAAGGCCGCGGAGATAGTGGGGAGCGACATGTACAAAACCAACTGCACCTTGCGTTTCCCGAGGATCGAGAAGATCCGGGACGACAAGGAGTGGCACCAGTGCATGACTCTCGCCGAGCTGGATCAGTTCCGCGGTAAGGCGTCCGGGAAACTCGCCTCGAGGCACCTTCGCATCGACAACGACGAACCGCAGAAGAAGAAGCGCAAGATGCCCGCCAAACCCAAGAAAGAGGTTGGGATCGTTGACCACTTTAAGCCCCAGGATCTCTCCGGGGTAACCAAGGAGACCGATATGTTTGAGGATGTTGAGTTCTGTATTCTGAATGGGACTGAAGATCACCCCAAGGCCGAGCTGGAAAGGGGGATAGCCAG GTGTGGAGGTATTGTGGTTCAAAACCCGGGACGGGACACCTACTGCGTGATCGCCGGGGTGGAGAACATGCGCGTGAAGAACCTGATTTCCTCCGACCAGCACGACTTGGTGCGGGCCGCCTGGCTGCTGGAGTGCCTCCACCACAAAGAGTTCATCCCGTGGCAGCCTGGTCACATGATCCACATGTCGCCCTCCACCAGGGAGCACTTTGCCAAAGAGTACGACCACTACGgagacagctactttgtggcggCGGACGAGCGGCAGCTGCGGGAGGTGTTTGGCCGAATGAGCGGCGCCGAATCATCATCGGCGGGAGTGAACGTGGGCCAGGTGGAGCAGCGGTACGGTTGGGAGGACCTTCCAACCAGCTTGTTCAGACCCTTTGAGGTTTACATGGACCGCTACGCCGACATAGGAGACCCCAAAACCGCCTTACCCGCTTCATGTTTGGACATCAGGGCGATGGAGTTCCGCTTCCACGGGGGGAAGGTGTTGCAGAAGCTTGAGGAAGGAGTCTCTCACGTTATCATCGCAGAGGAAACCAGACTTCTGGATTTGAGAACTTTGAGACGCTGCTTCAGGAAGAAGTTTAAGATAGTGCAAGACTCATGGGTGACGGATTCGATCACAGCGGGGTATCTGATGAACGACTCTGACTACTCAGTTTGA